A region of Treponema sp. J25 DNA encodes the following proteins:
- the fusA gene encoding elongation factor G, whose amino-acid sequence MSYTTDLVKNVSLAGHGGTGKTSLFERLLFAGGVIPKPETIESGKTVSDSSPEEIERKISIYTALGHVEWKGKKINIFDTPGSSDFVGEVISALRATELCIAVVDGRAGVQIETLKLWRTLNSRGKPRGIYITKMDDDRSDFEAVLEDIKEKLKIDPFPFFLPMGKGSSYRGVIDVLNERAYFVQEGGLEKEGPIPAEYQDQVRAMRERLIEAAAEGDDTLMEHYVDKGSLDAEEMHLGLIEALAEHKYVPVFCGSALKNSGIIPFIDIMADIAPDPRTARDLVQETSGEEREVEIDPNKPFAGLVVKTVFDQFSGKLSWVKVFEGKLSADSEILNVRENKKERIGKLYLCQGKKLEEVRELYAGDVGIITKVTSLHTNDSITDPVNPLLFVPLKLPEPVHMVAVHAAQKKDEDKLGEFLLRATEEDKTLRYEYNTETKEAIIGGMGELHIAIVLDKIRNNQKIEIETRPPRVAYRETITKKANAEYTHKKQTGGHGQYARVVLDIEPLPRGENYKFINAIFGGAISKGYIPGVEKGVLEAMQHGVMAGYPVVDVQVTVVDGKEHPVDSSELAFKLAARNAFKEAMKKASPTLLEPIMNLTVFVEEKYLGDIMSDLSGKRGKILGQNSIGGGIEEIRAQVPQAELLRYSIDLRSMTSGTGSFSVEFDHYAPISGKIAEEVIKAAEAFRVQESEE is encoded by the coding sequence ATGAGCTACACCACGGATCTGGTAAAGAACGTATCCTTAGCCGGACACGGCGGTACGGGCAAAACAAGTTTGTTTGAACGACTTCTTTTTGCCGGCGGGGTCATTCCGAAACCTGAAACCATTGAATCGGGAAAAACCGTCAGCGATTCCAGTCCCGAAGAAATCGAACGAAAAATTTCAATTTACACTGCCCTGGGCCATGTAGAATGGAAGGGTAAAAAAATCAATATCTTTGACACCCCCGGCTCTTCTGATTTTGTGGGGGAGGTAATCTCTGCCCTCCGGGCCACTGAACTTTGCATTGCCGTGGTAGACGGACGGGCAGGAGTCCAGATCGAAACGCTAAAACTCTGGAGAACCCTGAACAGTCGGGGAAAGCCCCGGGGTATTTATATTACAAAGATGGACGATGATCGATCTGACTTTGAAGCGGTACTGGAGGATATAAAAGAAAAATTGAAGATCGATCCCTTCCCCTTCTTCCTCCCTATGGGAAAGGGTTCCTCCTACAGGGGGGTCATCGATGTGCTCAATGAACGGGCCTACTTTGTACAAGAAGGAGGGCTCGAAAAGGAAGGGCCTATCCCTGCGGAGTACCAGGACCAGGTACGGGCCATGCGGGAACGGCTTATCGAAGCCGCCGCCGAGGGGGACGACACCCTCATGGAACACTACGTAGACAAGGGCTCCCTGGACGCAGAGGAGATGCACCTTGGACTCATCGAAGCTCTGGCGGAACATAAGTATGTTCCGGTATTCTGTGGATCGGCCCTTAAAAATTCGGGTATTATTCCCTTTATCGATATCATGGCCGACATTGCGCCGGATCCCCGCACGGCCCGGGACCTTGTCCAGGAAACAAGTGGGGAAGAACGGGAAGTAGAAATCGACCCAAACAAACCCTTTGCGGGCCTGGTGGTAAAAACCGTATTCGATCAATTTTCGGGGAAACTTTCCTGGGTAAAGGTGTTCGAGGGGAAACTTTCGGCGGATTCGGAAATTCTTAACGTCCGGGAAAATAAAAAAGAGCGTATAGGAAAGTTGTATCTGTGCCAGGGAAAGAAACTGGAAGAAGTGCGGGAATTGTATGCGGGGGACGTGGGCATTATTACCAAGGTAACAAGCCTGCATACCAACGATAGCATTACCGATCCGGTAAATCCCCTTCTCTTTGTTCCCCTCAAGCTTCCTGAACCGGTGCACATGGTGGCGGTTCACGCGGCTCAGAAAAAAGACGAGGATAAACTGGGAGAATTTCTCCTGCGGGCCACGGAAGAAGATAAGACCCTTCGGTATGAGTACAATACGGAAACAAAAGAAGCGATCATTGGGGGAATGGGGGAACTCCATATCGCCATTGTGCTCGACAAGATCCGTAACAATCAAAAAATAGAAATCGAAACCCGGCCTCCCCGGGTGGCCTATCGAGAGACGATCACCAAAAAAGCTAATGCGGAGTATACCCACAAGAAGCAAACCGGCGGCCACGGTCAGTATGCCCGGGTTGTTCTGGACATCGAACCCCTCCCCCGGGGAGAAAACTACAAATTTATCAATGCCATCTTTGGGGGAGCTATCTCCAAGGGCTACATTCCCGGCGTAGAAAAGGGGGTCCTCGAGGCCATGCAACATGGGGTTATGGCGGGCTATCCGGTGGTGGATGTGCAGGTTACGGTGGTGGATGGGAAGGAACATCCCGTGGATTCTTCGGAACTGGCCTTTAAGCTGGCCGCCCGGAATGCCTTTAAAGAGGCCATGAAGAAAGCAAGCCCCACCCTCCTTGAGCCCATCATGAATCTGACCGTTTTTGTGGAAGAAAAGTACCTGGGAGATATCATGTCGGATCTTTCGGGGAAACGGGGAAAAATCCTCGGACAGAACTCCATCGGCGGTGGCATCGAAGAAATTCGGGCCCAGGTTCCCCAGGCAGAACTCCTGCGCTATTCCATCGATCTACGTTCCATGACGAGTGGTACCGGTTCTTTCAGTGTGGAATTTGACCACTACGCACCGATCAGCGGCAAGATCGCAGAAGAGGTAATAAAAGCCGCCGAAGCATTCCGAGTACAGGAAAGTGAAGAATAA